A window from Manis javanica isolate MJ-LG chromosome 10, MJ_LKY, whole genome shotgun sequence encodes these proteins:
- the NUP50 gene encoding nuclear pore complex protein Nup50 isoform X3, producing MSERFKEMAKRTAEKELTDRNWDQEDEAEESDSGGAFKGFKGLAVPSGGRGFSGFGNGAGGKSLEGLSNGNTVRAVIEAKAAFGSFAANGPISLFDKKISDPKTNGDSQQPSCSGLTTSAARHVNAYHKQLAALNCSVRDWIVKHVNMNPLCDLTPIFKDYEKHLASIEQQHGSGGGGSHSESETHRMSIETQSPSLLVSTKLQQASTFLFHGTRTEDVSEKRVEAASEKKTDPSLGATSASFNFGKKIDSSVLGSLNSGSLFGFSFSSGNSSLFGKGTAQSKPVSTPSPTKALESQAEGGSNECKGGDEESDEPPKVVVTEVKEEDAFYSKKCKLFYKKEKEFKEKGVGTLHLKPTANERTQLLVRADTNLGNILLNIQVPPNMPCTRTGKNNVLIVCVPNPPVDEKNASTPVTMLIRVKASEDADELYRILLEKRGA from the exons ATGTCAGAAAG GTTCAAAGAAATGGCCAAAAGAACTGCCGAGAAGGAATTAACAGATAGAAATTGGGATCAAGAAGATGAAGCAGAAGAG tCTGATAGTGGAGGGGCCTTTAAAGGTTTTAAAGGTCTGGCTGTACCTTCTGGAGGAAGAGGGTTTTCTGGATTTGGTAATGGCGCTGGAGGGAAGTCTTTGGAAGGCCTGTCGAATGGGAACACTGTAAGGGCAGTGATCGAGGCCAAGGCAGCCTTTG GATCTTTTGCTGCAAATGGCCCTATATCCTTGTTTGATAAAAAGATTTCAGATCCCAAAACCAATGGCGACagtcagcagccctcttgctctgGCCTTACCACAAGTGCAGCCCGCCATGTGAACGCCTATCACAAGCAGTTGGCTGCCTTGAACTGTTCTGTCCGGGATTGGATAGTGAAGCACGTGAACATGAACCCACTCTGCGACCTGACACCTATCTTTAAGGACTATGAGAAACACTTGGCAAGTATTGAACAGCAGCATGGGAGCGGTGGTGGCGGCAGTCATTCTGAAAGTGAAACTCACAGAATGTCCATTGAAACACAGTCTCCTTCCCTATTGGTTTCAACAAAATTACAGCAAGCATCAACGTTTCTGTTTCATGGCACCAGAACTGAGGATGTGTCTGAAAAGAGGGTGGAGGCTGCATCTGAAAAGAAAACGGACCCATCGCTTGGAGCAACAAGTGCCTCATTTAACTTTGGCAAGAAAATAGATAGTTCTGTTTTGGGTTCATTGAACTCTGGCTCCCTGtttggattttcattttcttctggaaaCTCCAGTTTATTTGGCAAAGGTACTGCCCAGAGTAAACCTGTGTCTACACCATCTCCCACTAAAGCACTGGAGAGCCAAGCAGAAGGAGGCAGTAATGAATGCAAAG gtGGAGATGAAGAGAGTGATGAGCCTCCCAAAGTTGTAGTTACCGAAGTAAAAGAAGAAGATGCTTTTTACTCCAAAAA GTGTAAACTattttacaagaaagaaaaagaatttaaagagaaagGTGTAGGTACTCTGCATTTAAAACCTACAGCAAATGAGAGGACACAACTTTTAGTGCGGGCAGACACCAATTTAG GCAACATATTGCTGAATATTCAGGTTCCACCCAATATGCCATGTACCCGAACAGGGAAAAACAACGTGCTTATTGTCTGTGTTCCAAACCCACCCGTTGATGAGAAGAACGCCAGCACGCCAGTCACTATGTTAATTCGTGTAAAAGCAAGTGAGGATGCGGACGAGCTGTACAGAATCTTACTGGAGAAAAGGGGTGCCTGA
- the NUP50 gene encoding nuclear pore complex protein Nup50 isoform X1, whose translation MSERFKEMAKRTAEKELTDRNWDQEDEAEEVGTFSVASEEILKNRAIKKAKRRNVGFESDSGGAFKGFKGLAVPSGGRGFSGFGNGAGGKSLEGLSNGNTVRAVIEAKAAFGSFAANGPISLFDKKISDPKTNGDSQQPSCSGLTTSAARHVNAYHKQLAALNCSVRDWIVKHVNMNPLCDLTPIFKDYEKHLASIEQQHGSGGGGSHSESETHRMSIETQSPSLLVSTKLQQASTFLFHGTRTEDVSEKRVEAASEKKTDPSLGATSASFNFGKKIDSSVLGSLNSGSLFGFSFSSGNSSLFGKGTAQSKPVSTPSPTKALESQAEGGSNECKGGDEESDEPPKVVVTEVKEEDAFYSKKCKLFYKKEKEFKEKGVGTLHLKPTANERTQLLVRADTNLGNILLNIQVPPNMPCTRTGKNNVLIVCVPNPPVDEKNASTPVTMLIRVKASEDADELYRILLEKRGA comes from the exons ATGTCAGAAAG GTTCAAAGAAATGGCCAAAAGAACTGCCGAGAAGGAATTAACAGATAGAAATTGGGATCAAGAAGATGAAGCAGAAGAG GTGGGAACATTCTCCGTGGCCAGTGAGGAAATCTTGAAGAATAGAGCCATAAAGAAAGCCAAGCGTAGGAAtgttggatttgaa tCTGATAGTGGAGGGGCCTTTAAAGGTTTTAAAGGTCTGGCTGTACCTTCTGGAGGAAGAGGGTTTTCTGGATTTGGTAATGGCGCTGGAGGGAAGTCTTTGGAAGGCCTGTCGAATGGGAACACTGTAAGGGCAGTGATCGAGGCCAAGGCAGCCTTTG GATCTTTTGCTGCAAATGGCCCTATATCCTTGTTTGATAAAAAGATTTCAGATCCCAAAACCAATGGCGACagtcagcagccctcttgctctgGCCTTACCACAAGTGCAGCCCGCCATGTGAACGCCTATCACAAGCAGTTGGCTGCCTTGAACTGTTCTGTCCGGGATTGGATAGTGAAGCACGTGAACATGAACCCACTCTGCGACCTGACACCTATCTTTAAGGACTATGAGAAACACTTGGCAAGTATTGAACAGCAGCATGGGAGCGGTGGTGGCGGCAGTCATTCTGAAAGTGAAACTCACAGAATGTCCATTGAAACACAGTCTCCTTCCCTATTGGTTTCAACAAAATTACAGCAAGCATCAACGTTTCTGTTTCATGGCACCAGAACTGAGGATGTGTCTGAAAAGAGGGTGGAGGCTGCATCTGAAAAGAAAACGGACCCATCGCTTGGAGCAACAAGTGCCTCATTTAACTTTGGCAAGAAAATAGATAGTTCTGTTTTGGGTTCATTGAACTCTGGCTCCCTGtttggattttcattttcttctggaaaCTCCAGTTTATTTGGCAAAGGTACTGCCCAGAGTAAACCTGTGTCTACACCATCTCCCACTAAAGCACTGGAGAGCCAAGCAGAAGGAGGCAGTAATGAATGCAAAG gtGGAGATGAAGAGAGTGATGAGCCTCCCAAAGTTGTAGTTACCGAAGTAAAAGAAGAAGATGCTTTTTACTCCAAAAA GTGTAAACTattttacaagaaagaaaaagaatttaaagagaaagGTGTAGGTACTCTGCATTTAAAACCTACAGCAAATGAGAGGACACAACTTTTAGTGCGGGCAGACACCAATTTAG GCAACATATTGCTGAATATTCAGGTTCCACCCAATATGCCATGTACCCGAACAGGGAAAAACAACGTGCTTATTGTCTGTGTTCCAAACCCACCCGTTGATGAGAAGAACGCCAGCACGCCAGTCACTATGTTAATTCGTGTAAAAGCAAGTGAGGATGCGGACGAGCTGTACAGAATCTTACTGGAGAAAAGGGGTGCCTGA
- the NUP50 gene encoding nuclear pore complex protein Nup50 isoform X2: MAKRTAEKELTDRNWDQEDEAEEVGTFSVASEEILKNRAIKKAKRRNVGFESDSGGAFKGFKGLAVPSGGRGFSGFGNGAGGKSLEGLSNGNTVRAVIEAKAAFGSFAANGPISLFDKKISDPKTNGDSQQPSCSGLTTSAARHVNAYHKQLAALNCSVRDWIVKHVNMNPLCDLTPIFKDYEKHLASIEQQHGSGGGGSHSESETHRMSIETQSPSLLVSTKLQQASTFLFHGTRTEDVSEKRVEAASEKKTDPSLGATSASFNFGKKIDSSVLGSLNSGSLFGFSFSSGNSSLFGKGTAQSKPVSTPSPTKALESQAEGGSNECKGGDEESDEPPKVVVTEVKEEDAFYSKKCKLFYKKEKEFKEKGVGTLHLKPTANERTQLLVRADTNLGNILLNIQVPPNMPCTRTGKNNVLIVCVPNPPVDEKNASTPVTMLIRVKASEDADELYRILLEKRGA, from the exons ATGGCCAAAAGAACTGCCGAGAAGGAATTAACAGATAGAAATTGGGATCAAGAAGATGAAGCAGAAGAG GTGGGAACATTCTCCGTGGCCAGTGAGGAAATCTTGAAGAATAGAGCCATAAAGAAAGCCAAGCGTAGGAAtgttggatttgaa tCTGATAGTGGAGGGGCCTTTAAAGGTTTTAAAGGTCTGGCTGTACCTTCTGGAGGAAGAGGGTTTTCTGGATTTGGTAATGGCGCTGGAGGGAAGTCTTTGGAAGGCCTGTCGAATGGGAACACTGTAAGGGCAGTGATCGAGGCCAAGGCAGCCTTTG GATCTTTTGCTGCAAATGGCCCTATATCCTTGTTTGATAAAAAGATTTCAGATCCCAAAACCAATGGCGACagtcagcagccctcttgctctgGCCTTACCACAAGTGCAGCCCGCCATGTGAACGCCTATCACAAGCAGTTGGCTGCCTTGAACTGTTCTGTCCGGGATTGGATAGTGAAGCACGTGAACATGAACCCACTCTGCGACCTGACACCTATCTTTAAGGACTATGAGAAACACTTGGCAAGTATTGAACAGCAGCATGGGAGCGGTGGTGGCGGCAGTCATTCTGAAAGTGAAACTCACAGAATGTCCATTGAAACACAGTCTCCTTCCCTATTGGTTTCAACAAAATTACAGCAAGCATCAACGTTTCTGTTTCATGGCACCAGAACTGAGGATGTGTCTGAAAAGAGGGTGGAGGCTGCATCTGAAAAGAAAACGGACCCATCGCTTGGAGCAACAAGTGCCTCATTTAACTTTGGCAAGAAAATAGATAGTTCTGTTTTGGGTTCATTGAACTCTGGCTCCCTGtttggattttcattttcttctggaaaCTCCAGTTTATTTGGCAAAGGTACTGCCCAGAGTAAACCTGTGTCTACACCATCTCCCACTAAAGCACTGGAGAGCCAAGCAGAAGGAGGCAGTAATGAATGCAAAG gtGGAGATGAAGAGAGTGATGAGCCTCCCAAAGTTGTAGTTACCGAAGTAAAAGAAGAAGATGCTTTTTACTCCAAAAA GTGTAAACTattttacaagaaagaaaaagaatttaaagagaaagGTGTAGGTACTCTGCATTTAAAACCTACAGCAAATGAGAGGACACAACTTTTAGTGCGGGCAGACACCAATTTAG GCAACATATTGCTGAATATTCAGGTTCCACCCAATATGCCATGTACCCGAACAGGGAAAAACAACGTGCTTATTGTCTGTGTTCCAAACCCACCCGTTGATGAGAAGAACGCCAGCACGCCAGTCACTATGTTAATTCGTGTAAAAGCAAGTGAGGATGCGGACGAGCTGTACAGAATCTTACTGGAGAAAAGGGGTGCCTGA
- the NUP50 gene encoding nuclear pore complex protein Nup50 isoform X4, with product MAKRTAEKELTDRNWDQEDEAEESDSGGAFKGFKGLAVPSGGRGFSGFGNGAGGKSLEGLSNGNTVRAVIEAKAAFGSFAANGPISLFDKKISDPKTNGDSQQPSCSGLTTSAARHVNAYHKQLAALNCSVRDWIVKHVNMNPLCDLTPIFKDYEKHLASIEQQHGSGGGGSHSESETHRMSIETQSPSLLVSTKLQQASTFLFHGTRTEDVSEKRVEAASEKKTDPSLGATSASFNFGKKIDSSVLGSLNSGSLFGFSFSSGNSSLFGKGTAQSKPVSTPSPTKALESQAEGGSNECKGGDEESDEPPKVVVTEVKEEDAFYSKKCKLFYKKEKEFKEKGVGTLHLKPTANERTQLLVRADTNLGNILLNIQVPPNMPCTRTGKNNVLIVCVPNPPVDEKNASTPVTMLIRVKASEDADELYRILLEKRGA from the exons ATGGCCAAAAGAACTGCCGAGAAGGAATTAACAGATAGAAATTGGGATCAAGAAGATGAAGCAGAAGAG tCTGATAGTGGAGGGGCCTTTAAAGGTTTTAAAGGTCTGGCTGTACCTTCTGGAGGAAGAGGGTTTTCTGGATTTGGTAATGGCGCTGGAGGGAAGTCTTTGGAAGGCCTGTCGAATGGGAACACTGTAAGGGCAGTGATCGAGGCCAAGGCAGCCTTTG GATCTTTTGCTGCAAATGGCCCTATATCCTTGTTTGATAAAAAGATTTCAGATCCCAAAACCAATGGCGACagtcagcagccctcttgctctgGCCTTACCACAAGTGCAGCCCGCCATGTGAACGCCTATCACAAGCAGTTGGCTGCCTTGAACTGTTCTGTCCGGGATTGGATAGTGAAGCACGTGAACATGAACCCACTCTGCGACCTGACACCTATCTTTAAGGACTATGAGAAACACTTGGCAAGTATTGAACAGCAGCATGGGAGCGGTGGTGGCGGCAGTCATTCTGAAAGTGAAACTCACAGAATGTCCATTGAAACACAGTCTCCTTCCCTATTGGTTTCAACAAAATTACAGCAAGCATCAACGTTTCTGTTTCATGGCACCAGAACTGAGGATGTGTCTGAAAAGAGGGTGGAGGCTGCATCTGAAAAGAAAACGGACCCATCGCTTGGAGCAACAAGTGCCTCATTTAACTTTGGCAAGAAAATAGATAGTTCTGTTTTGGGTTCATTGAACTCTGGCTCCCTGtttggattttcattttcttctggaaaCTCCAGTTTATTTGGCAAAGGTACTGCCCAGAGTAAACCTGTGTCTACACCATCTCCCACTAAAGCACTGGAGAGCCAAGCAGAAGGAGGCAGTAATGAATGCAAAG gtGGAGATGAAGAGAGTGATGAGCCTCCCAAAGTTGTAGTTACCGAAGTAAAAGAAGAAGATGCTTTTTACTCCAAAAA GTGTAAACTattttacaagaaagaaaaagaatttaaagagaaagGTGTAGGTACTCTGCATTTAAAACCTACAGCAAATGAGAGGACACAACTTTTAGTGCGGGCAGACACCAATTTAG GCAACATATTGCTGAATATTCAGGTTCCACCCAATATGCCATGTACCCGAACAGGGAAAAACAACGTGCTTATTGTCTGTGTTCCAAACCCACCCGTTGATGAGAAGAACGCCAGCACGCCAGTCACTATGTTAATTCGTGTAAAAGCAAGTGAGGATGCGGACGAGCTGTACAGAATCTTACTGGAGAAAAGGGGTGCCTGA